In Schaalia sp. JY-X169, the following are encoded in one genomic region:
- a CDS encoding glycosyltransferase family 2 protein has translation MARHPATPETVEVLNDEARADATEARTADTRRREWGAERSQKSLPILHRKPGTAQLSWARIAIIITVACWFMYAVTTVVRMWIERDFNTLRVVVEAGVYLAVVTALSFSATMYLVSRRGALVRFRDHKRVPRAVLDRHFSSANYDRNITFLVPSYVEELPVVEKTLWSAALQEFPDVRVMLLIDDPPFPKDPDRRAELLATRRLGEQITQELAEPSTRFMEARARALDENGGRAAIGGSELGRLATEYRWAVEWLLAKADAWEIHDHTDLFFREDVLGGLAQDLRQNAAAVAEAVRDRATLPAERVEQMYTRLVRIFTASVGCFERKRYSTLSHEANKAMNLNSYISLMGNRWRRVETPEGVQLLPAADGQYADLMIPDSEYLLTLDADSMLLRDYCLRLVYFLEQPTNEKVAVIQTPYSSYRGAPTRMERISGATTDIQHILHQGLTFHDATFWVGANAVIRKRALEDIAVVNNEGPHSVTVYIQDRTVIEDTESSIDLGLYGWTLENYPERLSYSATPPDFGSIVIQRRRWANGGLLILPKFWRERRLRKETRNPVRMPETALRVNYMASIAWASLGLILLLGYPFDSRLLSPWVLAAALPYFISMAMDLKSCRYKYLDVFRIYAFNLVLLAVNTSGTIKSVEQGITNEKIPFARTPKVEGRTAAPWPFALAPYVIITYSFYVFVLYVIAQNWGNAAFAAFNGVLCTVGLVSFIGVRNSLQDIFLGLQSWFYVPDKRATLAMADNGQKGAPELATPIDRQDWRAALYFGQTDPDTGAVPTGLGR, from the coding sequence CATAGGAAGCCCGGCACGGCGCAGCTTTCGTGGGCGCGCATCGCGATCATCATTACGGTGGCGTGCTGGTTCATGTATGCGGTGACCACGGTTGTCCGCATGTGGATTGAGCGCGACTTCAACACGCTGCGGGTCGTGGTCGAGGCCGGGGTCTACTTGGCGGTTGTTACGGCACTGAGCTTTTCCGCCACCATGTATCTGGTTTCAAGGCGGGGGGCGCTGGTTCGATTCCGCGACCATAAACGGGTGCCACGCGCCGTCCTCGACCGTCATTTTTCATCCGCAAACTACGACCGCAACATCACTTTCTTGGTGCCTTCCTATGTTGAAGAGCTCCCGGTTGTTGAGAAAACACTGTGGTCTGCTGCTTTGCAGGAGTTCCCGGATGTACGCGTCATGCTCCTCATTGATGACCCACCCTTCCCGAAGGATCCAGACCGCCGCGCAGAGCTGCTGGCCACACGCCGTTTGGGGGAGCAGATCACCCAGGAACTCGCAGAACCGTCAACACGTTTCATGGAGGCGAGGGCGAGGGCGCTGGATGAGAATGGGGGGCGCGCCGCAATCGGGGGTAGTGAGCTGGGTCGGCTGGCCACGGAGTACAGGTGGGCGGTCGAATGGTTGCTTGCCAAGGCCGATGCTTGGGAAATCCATGACCATACCGACCTGTTTTTCCGGGAGGACGTCCTCGGCGGTCTAGCGCAGGATCTGCGGCAGAATGCCGCTGCGGTTGCGGAGGCGGTCAGGGACCGTGCGACCCTTCCGGCTGAACGCGTTGAGCAAATGTACACACGCTTGGTGCGGATCTTCACCGCTTCGGTGGGGTGCTTCGAAAGGAAGAGATACTCTACGCTTTCGCACGAAGCCAACAAGGCAATGAACCTAAACTCCTACATTTCCCTCATGGGCAACCGTTGGAGACGCGTGGAGACACCGGAGGGTGTGCAGTTGCTTCCTGCAGCGGATGGGCAGTATGCGGATCTGATGATTCCCGACTCTGAGTATCTGCTGACGCTTGACGCCGATTCCATGCTGTTGCGCGACTACTGCCTGCGTTTGGTCTACTTCTTGGAGCAACCCACAAATGAGAAGGTGGCGGTCATTCAAACCCCCTATTCTTCATACCGTGGTGCTCCCACACGGATGGAACGGATTTCGGGTGCCACTACTGACATTCAGCACATCCTTCATCAGGGCCTGACTTTTCACGATGCCACCTTCTGGGTTGGGGCAAATGCTGTGATTAGGAAGAGGGCTCTGGAAGACATCGCTGTTGTCAACAATGAAGGACCGCATAGCGTCACTGTTTACATTCAGGATCGCACCGTCATTGAAGACACTGAGTCCTCCATCGACTTGGGGCTTTACGGGTGGACTCTTGAGAACTATCCGGAACGGCTCTCCTATTCGGCGACACCACCCGACTTTGGCTCCATTGTTATCCAACGGCGACGCTGGGCAAATGGTGGGTTGCTGATCCTGCCCAAATTTTGGCGCGAGCGGCGGTTGCGGAAAGAGACGCGCAACCCTGTCCGCATGCCTGAAACCGCGTTGCGCGTCAACTACATGGCATCGATTGCTTGGGCGTCACTAGGTTTGATTTTGTTGTTGGGGTACCCGTTCGACTCCCGACTGCTGAGTCCGTGGGTGCTGGCCGCCGCGCTGCCGTATTTCATCTCCATGGCAATGGATCTGAAGTCGTGCCGTTACAAGTATCTGGACGTGTTCAGAATTTACGCGTTCAACCTGGTGCTGCTTGCTGTCAACACGTCGGGGACAATCAAGTCTGTAGAGCAGGGCATCACGAATGAGAAGATCCCGTTTGCGAGGACACCGAAGGTTGAGGGCCGCACTGCTGCACCTTGGCCTTTCGCACTGGCGCCCTACGTGATCATCACTTACTCGTTTTACGTGTTTGTGCTCTACGTGATTGCGCAGAACTGGGGCAATGCTGCGTTTGCTGCGTTCAACGGGGTTTTGTGCACGGTGGGATTGGTGTCGTTCATAGGTGTGAGGAACTCGCTCCAAGACATTTTCTTAGGTTTGCAAAGCTGGTTTTATGTGCCCGACAAGCGCGCCACGTTGGCGATGGCTGACAATGGCCAAAAGGGGGCGCCGGAGCTCGCCACACCCATAGACCGCCAGGACTGGAGGGCTGCGCTGTACTTTGGGCAGACAGACCCGGACACGGGGGCGGTGCCGACGGGGCTGGGCCGCTAG
- a CDS encoding NAD-dependent malic enzyme: MAVSPSYTASYRLLVDESKTRVAAIVDVATKSGASIKGLDVAESEGGAMVIDATFDLRDSQHRHEVRGALEAMPGVTVKSIADQTFLDHIGGKIAVSPRSPLRNRDDLSRVYTPGVARVCTAIHDEPSKARLLTMKANTVAVVTDGTAVLGLGDIGPEAALPVMEGKAVLFKHFGGVDAWPVVLDTKDTEEIISIVKAIAPAYGGINLEDISAPRCFEIEARLRDELDIPVFHDDQHGTAIVVLAALLNALKVTGKTIEDVRIVVSGVGAAGSAIIKLLLTAGAVDIIGYGRDGALSRDTIGDAHESRRWLAENTNPHLVKGDLKAGLKGADVFIGVSRGGILTGDDIATMNDKAIVFALANPTPEVDPWEANQHAAVVATGRSDYPNQINNVLAFPGLFRGVLDARATEITDEVLHASAEAIAGVISEDELSENYIIPGVFDDRVGPAVAHATKKALVGAHHVKITPQEDLGSASQRASLA; this comes from the coding sequence GTGGCTGTTTCACCGTCGTACACCGCTTCATACCGTCTGTTGGTTGATGAATCCAAGACACGTGTGGCAGCCATAGTTGACGTCGCCACCAAGAGTGGGGCAAGCATCAAGGGTCTTGATGTGGCAGAGTCCGAGGGCGGGGCGATGGTCATTGATGCCACGTTTGACCTGCGGGATTCGCAGCACCGCCACGAGGTGCGCGGTGCCCTGGAGGCGATGCCAGGGGTCACTGTCAAGTCCATTGCTGACCAGACATTCCTGGACCACATTGGCGGGAAGATAGCGGTTTCGCCGCGCAGTCCGCTTCGTAACCGGGACGACCTGTCCCGGGTTTACACTCCCGGCGTGGCGCGTGTGTGCACGGCCATTCACGACGAGCCTTCGAAGGCGCGCCTCCTCACCATGAAAGCCAACACGGTGGCGGTGGTTACGGATGGGACGGCCGTCCTCGGCCTCGGGGATATTGGTCCCGAAGCAGCCCTGCCCGTCATGGAGGGGAAGGCTGTGTTGTTCAAGCATTTCGGTGGGGTGGACGCGTGGCCGGTCGTCCTCGACACTAAGGATACGGAAGAGATTATCTCGATCGTCAAGGCGATTGCTCCGGCGTACGGGGGCATCAACCTTGAGGATATTTCGGCGCCCCGCTGCTTTGAGATTGAGGCGCGGCTGCGCGACGAACTAGACATTCCTGTCTTCCACGATGACCAGCACGGCACGGCAATCGTGGTTTTGGCGGCCCTGCTGAATGCGTTGAAGGTGACGGGGAAGACGATCGAGGACGTGCGGATAGTCGTCTCCGGTGTGGGGGCGGCGGGCTCGGCCATCATCAAACTGCTGTTGACTGCCGGGGCTGTTGACATCATCGGTTACGGCCGCGATGGTGCGCTGTCGCGTGACACGATTGGCGACGCACACGAGTCGCGGCGCTGGCTGGCTGAGAACACAAATCCCCACCTGGTGAAGGGGGATTTGAAGGCTGGGCTCAAGGGTGCGGATGTCTTTATTGGCGTGTCCCGCGGGGGCATTCTCACCGGCGACGATATTGCCACTATGAATGACAAGGCGATTGTTTTCGCTTTGGCGAATCCGACACCTGAGGTGGACCCGTGGGAGGCCAACCAGCACGCAGCGGTGGTGGCGACGGGGCGGTCTGACTACCCGAACCAGATCAACAATGTCTTGGCGTTCCCGGGGTTGTTCCGCGGCGTATTGGATGCTCGGGCAACGGAGATCACGGATGAGGTCCTACATGCTAGTGCAGAGGCGATTGCCGGTGTGATCAGCGAGGACGAGCTCAGCGAGAACTACATCATCCCCGGTGTCTTTGACGATCGTGTGGGGCCCGCCGTGGCGCACGCGACGAAGAAGGCGCTTGTGGGCGCGCATCACGTGAAGATCACTCCGCAGGAGGACCTGGGGTCTGCTAGCCAGAGGGCGAGCCTGGCCTAG
- the gatB gene encoding Asp-tRNA(Asn)/Glu-tRNA(Gln) amidotransferase subunit GatB: MTYEAAVKKYQPTLGLEVHVELNTATKAFDDSPQEFDAEPNRSVNEVSVGLPGTLPVFNEQMLESAIRLGLALNCKIAENTTFARKHYFYPDLPKAYQISQASDPIAYDGYVDVELADGSMYRIEIERAHMEEDAGKLNHVGGDGARIHGATYSLVDYNRSSVPLVEIVTKPFTGGGERADEIAAAYVQTLRDIFRTLDISEARMERGNVRADVNVSLRKSEDDPLGTRTETKNVNSFRSIERAVRFEVARQAEILDAGEKVFQETRHFHEEDGSTSSGRPKSDADDYRYFPDPDLPPLTPDPVWVEQLRAGLPEMPAVKRRRLQKEWGLADLEMRDIVSSGALELVEATVAEGASPAAARKWWNGELAKTARIDGIALADLPVTPAQVAALQTLVDEGRLTDSLARQALEGVMAGEGEPHEVVASRGLEVVSDDGALGEAIDAAIAANPDVVAKIKAGKVAAIGALVGGVMKATRGKADAAKVRGLIAEALEVD; the protein is encoded by the coding sequence ATGACGTATGAAGCGGCAGTGAAGAAGTACCAGCCGACGCTCGGCCTCGAAGTTCACGTGGAACTGAACACGGCGACGAAGGCTTTCGATGACTCCCCGCAGGAGTTTGATGCAGAGCCAAACCGTTCCGTGAACGAGGTCTCTGTGGGGCTGCCGGGTACCCTTCCGGTTTTCAATGAGCAGATGCTGGAGTCAGCGATCCGCCTGGGACTTGCCCTGAACTGCAAGATCGCTGAGAACACGACGTTTGCGCGCAAGCACTACTTCTACCCGGATCTGCCGAAGGCCTACCAGATCTCGCAGGCTTCCGATCCAATCGCGTACGACGGTTACGTTGACGTGGAGTTGGCTGACGGCTCCATGTACCGCATTGAGATCGAGCGTGCTCACATGGAAGAGGACGCCGGCAAACTCAACCACGTGGGTGGCGACGGGGCGCGCATTCATGGTGCCACCTACTCGCTGGTTGACTACAACCGTTCGTCTGTTCCGCTGGTAGAAATCGTCACGAAGCCATTCACCGGGGGCGGGGAGCGTGCCGACGAAATCGCTGCCGCCTACGTGCAGACGCTGCGCGATATTTTCCGCACGCTGGACATTTCTGAGGCGCGGATGGAGCGCGGTAACGTCCGGGCCGACGTGAATGTCTCCCTGCGTAAGTCCGAGGACGATCCGCTGGGAACCCGCACTGAAACAAAGAACGTCAACTCTTTCCGCTCCATTGAGCGTGCGGTGCGGTTTGAGGTGGCGCGACAGGCTGAGATTCTTGATGCTGGTGAGAAGGTCTTCCAAGAGACACGCCACTTCCATGAGGAGGACGGTTCGACCTCGTCCGGGCGTCCCAAGTCGGACGCTGACGACTACCGTTACTTCCCCGACCCCGACCTGCCGCCACTGACCCCTGACCCGGTGTGGGTTGAGCAGTTGCGGGCGGGCCTCCCCGAAATGCCTGCCGTGAAGCGGCGCCGCTTGCAGAAGGAGTGGGGTTTGGCCGACCTGGAGATGCGTGACATCGTGTCGTCGGGCGCGTTGGAGCTGGTTGAGGCCACGGTTGCCGAGGGTGCGAGCCCTGCTGCTGCTCGCAAGTGGTGGAATGGTGAACTGGCTAAGACGGCTCGTATCGACGGCATTGCCCTGGCAGATCTTCCCGTCACACCGGCGCAGGTTGCTGCCCTGCAAACCCTGGTTGATGAGGGGCGTCTGACGGACTCACTGGCGCGTCAGGCACTGGAGGGCGTTATGGCGGGCGAGGGCGAACCACACGAGGTTGTCGCTTCCCGTGGCCTCGAGGTTGTCTCTGACGACGGTGCACTTGGCGAAGCCATTGATGCCGCGATCGCTGCAAACCCGGATGTGGTCGCAAAGATCAAGGCGGGCAAGGTTGCAGCGATTGGCGCCCTGGTTGGGGGCGTCATGAAGGCAACCCGAGGCAAGGCTGATGCAGCTAAAGTTCGCGGCTTGATCGCAGAGGCCCTAGAGGTCGACTAA